A stretch of the Nakaseomyces glabratus chromosome L, complete sequence genome encodes the following:
- the ATP7 gene encoding F1F0 ATP synthase subunit d (CAGL0L09713g~F1F0-ATPase complex, FO D subunit), translated as MSLSRTAAAANKLDWAKVISSLKLTGKTATQLSTFKKRNDEARRQLFELEQQPVEVDFAHYRSVLNNSEVVDKIERYVKSYSPVTVDTSKQLGAIASFEKLALENAKETEEIVSKELKALKETLANIESARPFDQLTVDELVKAKPEIDERVAELVKNGKWEIPSYYQKFGNMSVM; from the coding sequence ATGTCATTGAGTAGAACAGCAGCTGCTGCTAACAAGTTGGATTGGGCGAAGGTTATCTCGTCTTTGAAGTTGACTGGTAAGACTGCTACGCAGTTGTCGACATTCAAGAAGCGTAATGATGAGGCGCGTAGACAGCTGTTTGAGTTAGAGCAACAGCCAGTTGAGGTTGATTTTGCACACTACCGTTCTGTATTGAACAACAGTGAGGTTGTTGACAAGATCGAGCGTTATGTGAAGTCGTACAGCCCTGTTACAGTGGACACATCTAAGCAGTTGGGTGCTATTGCGTCCTTCGAGAAGTTGGCGTTGGAGAATGCCAAGGAGACCGAGGAGATTGTCTCCAAGGAACTAAAGGCTTTGAAGGAGACGTTGGCTAACATAGAGTCTGCTAGACCATTTGACCAGTTGACTGTTGACGAGTTGGTCAAGGCTAAGCCAGAGATCGACGAAAGAGTCGCGGAGTTGGTTAAGAACGGTAAGTGGGAAATCCCATCGTACTACCAGAAGTTCGGCAACATGTCTGTTATGTGA
- the HCS1 gene encoding ATP-dependent 5'-3' DNA helicase HCS1 (CAGL0L09735g~Ortholog(s) have ATP-dependent 5'-3' DNA helicase activity and DNA helicase A complex, alpha DNA polymerase:primase complex, cytosol localization), whose protein sequence is MSNAAIIDSFLDSLDYEKSQDIELVESLLKQIPLKGLSRLGLAISNLTVTNSRTGLAGKLVIELAQTQSTPVSSDLKNGDIVIIKPYSKKEDNDQQCQGVVVKISNAESNSTSPTSLAIAIDESQENIATTMIHSNEKFYVMKTVNTVTYDRMNSTLRKLKEFKEKSISNPIIDILLPTEGVKKLRASIPNAKKSNIQFFDENLNDSQKYAIRFSMENKLSIIHGPPGTGKTYTVVELIRQLISKDSTSRVLVCAPSNIAVDTILERLSKSIKDKRWLLRIGHPARLLKTNWYHSLDILSKEGTDSASIINDISMEITKTIASIKSIKSSGERRKAWAEVKQLRKELRLRERKVINDLIKQSRVVVATLHGSSSRELCNYYKSIEEGENDNLFDYVIIDEVSQSLEPQCWIPLISHLQSKITKLVLAGDSKQLPPTIKTNNNDKVMKVLGTTLFDRLVNMYGDEFKNLLNIQYRMNAKIMEFSSKAMYNGELKADSSVENIVLSDLPGVDSNEETDEPIIWYDTQGDDFPEVDEEEDELKSKSAKFLYSSKLNTNEAYLVLHHVRKLIESNVQQDCIGIISPYNAQVSLLKKLVNGTEDSPVYPLIEISSVDGFQGREKECIILSLVRSNDKAEVGFLKEQRRLNVAMTRPKRQLCVIGNIETLQRSGNSFLKDWTEWSEDNADLRYPDVGEIYE, encoded by the coding sequence ATGAGCAATGCTGCAATAATAGACAGTTTTTTGGATTCTTTGGACTATGAAAAGTCTCAGGATATTGAACTTGTGGAGTCTTTACTGAAACAAATCCCTCTGAAAGGTTTATCCAGACTTGGATTAGccatttcaaatttgaCTGTTACGAACTCCAGAACAGGTTTGGCAGGTAAATTGGTAATTGAACTAGCGCAGACACAGAGTACGCCTGTATCAAGCgatttgaagaatggaGATATAGTTATTATTAAGCCATACAGCAAGAAAGAGGATAACGACCAACAATGTCAAGGTGTGGTGGTGAAAATCAGCAATGCAGAGAGTAATTCAACCTCACCGACTTCTTTGGCAATTGCAATTGATGAGTCTCAAGAGAATATTGCTACAACAATGATACATTCGAATGAGAAGTTTTACGTTATGAAAACTGTGAACACAGTTACTTATGACAGAATGAATTCAACTTTGAGGAAACTAAAAGAATTCAAAGAGAAATCTATCTCTAACCCGATTATTGATATACTTTTACCCACAGAAGGTGTCAAAAAACTGAGAGCATCAATACCCAATGcaaagaaatcaaatattcaattcTTTGATGAGAATTTAAACGACTCACAAAAGTATGCGATCAGATTTAGTATGGAAAACAAACTGTCCATAATACACGGTCCACCAGGTACCGGTAAGACATACACAGTTGTTGAATTGATTAGGCAattaatatcaaaagaCAGTACCTCCAGAGTTCTCGTATGTGCTCCATCAAATATCGCGGTAGATACCATTCTTGAAAGACTATCCAAGTCAATTAAGGATAAAAGATGGCTGCTCAGAATTGGGCATCCAGCAAGACTATTGAAGACAAATTGGTACCATTCATTGGATATACTGAGCAAAGAAGGTACTGATTCTGCATCTATTATTAATGACATTTCAATGGAAATTACCAAGACAATAGCTTCGATAAAGAGTATCAAATCCTCTGGGGAGAGAAGAAAAGCATGGGCAGAAGTTAAGCAATTAAGAAAAGAACTTAGGTTGAGGGAAAGAAAGGTTATTAATGACTTAATCAAACAATCAAGAGTGGTTGTGGCTACTCTTCATGGATCTAGTAGTAGAGAACTATGTAACTACTACAAAAGTATTGAAGAGGGAGAAAATGATAATCTCTTTGACTATGTTATTATCGATGAAGTTTCCCAAAGTTTGGAACCTCAGTGTTGGATACCCCTCATATCGCACTTGCAGTCAAAAATTACCAAGTTGGTGCTTGCTGGTGATAGCAAGCAACTTCCCCCAACGATAAAGACGAATAACAATGATAAAGTCATGAAAGTCCTAGGAACCACACTGTTTGATAGATTAGTAAATATGTATGGTGATGagttcaaaaatttgttaaaCATACAATATCGTATGAATGCAAAGATCATGGAGTTTTCTTCTAAAGCAATGTATAATGGAGAACTGAAAGCTGATTCTTCTGTAGAAAACATAGTTTTAAGTGATTTGCCAGGCGTTGATTCTAATGAAGAAACAGATGAGCCCATTATTTGGTATGATACTCAGGGTGATGATTTCCCTGAGgtcgatgaagaagaagatgagctGAAATCTAAGAGTGCCAAATTTCTGTATTCCTCAAAGCTTAATACAAATGAGGCATATTTAGTTTTACACCATGTCAGGAAACTCATCGAATCGAATGTACAACAAGATTGTATTGGTATTATCTCACCATATAACGCACAGGTctcattattgaaaaaactAGTCAATGGGACAGAAGATAGTCCAGTGTATCCATTAATAGAAATATCTTCCGTTGACGGTTTCCAAGGTAGAGAAAAGGAATGTATCATACTATCTTTGGTAAGAAGTAATGATAAAGCTGAAGTTGGGTTTTTAAAGGAGCAAAGGAGATTGAATGTAGCCATGACTAGACCAAAGAGACAGCTATGTGTAATTGGTAATATTGAAACACTGCAGCGCAGCGGAAATTCTTTCCTAAAGGACTGGACCGAATGGTCTGAAGATAACGCTGACTTAAGATATCCTGATGTGGGCGAAATCTATGAGtga
- the SWD2 gene encoding WD-repeat containing protein SWD2 (CAGL0L09757g~Ortholog(s) have histone methyltransferase activity (H3-K4 specific) activity) → MSVGISKDTLLKFKAVKSFRVSEKEVSPITSLCFDDHGQHLLASSASDTMHLYDSVGCRFLNTIASKKYGCHAAKFTHAQSECIYSSTMKTFDIRHLNLETNQYLRYFVGHGALVSDIQMSPINDSFLSASYDESVRVWDLRTSKAQAIIPTVVPNCIAYDPSGLVFALGNPESNEIGLYNVRQLKNGPFLVIKVEQGFKQWNKLEFSNDGKYILLASSYGKQLILDAFTGEQLFELVGTKPFPLREFMDSGSACFTPDGQFTLATDYDGKIAIWNHGESISNRTLKPQGYVQAPEEVCPRTILFNPKYSMFVTADESVDFYVLEQ, encoded by the coding sequence ATGTCGGTGGGTATTAGCAAGGACACACTACTTAAATTTAAAGCTGTTAAATCGTTTCGGGTTTCTGAGAAAGAAGTTAGCCCTATAACATCATTATGTTTCGACGATCATGGCCAGCATTTGCTTGCATCAAGCGCGTCAGATACAATGCATCTATATGATAGTGTCGGGTGCAGGTTTTTAAATACAATTGCCTCGAAGAAGTATGGCTGCCATGCAGCTAAGTTCACACATGCACAAAGTGAGTGTATATATTCCTCGACCATGAAGACCTTTGATATAAGACATCTAAACCTCGAGACAAACCAATATCTGAGATACTTTGTTGGACATGGTGCATTAGTGAGTGATATACAGATGTCCCCAATCAATGATTCGTTTCTATCAGCATCATATGACGAATCTGTTCGGGTATGGGACCTCCGGACTTCTAAAGCACAGGCCATTATCCCCACTGTAGTACCCAACTGTATCGCATATGACCCTAGTGGGTTAGTATTTGCACTTGGGAACCCCGAATCAAATGAAATTGGACTATACAATGTGAGACAACTGAAAAATGGACCATTCTTGGTTATCAAAGTTGAGCAGGGATTTAAACAATGGAACAAGCTAGAGTTCTCTAATGACGGTAAATACATACTTCTCGCTTCATCATATGGCAAACAATTGATTCTAGATGCATTCACTGGTGAACAGCTCTTTGAATTGGTAGGAACCAAACCATTCCCTCTTAGGGAATTCATGGATTCGGGGTCTGCGTGCTTTACACCAGATGGCCAATTTACCCTCGCTACTGACTATGACGGTAAGATTGCCATATGGAATCACGGAGAATCCATAAGTAACAGAACTTTGAAACCTCAGGGTTATGTACAGGCTCCTGAAGAAGTGTGTCCCAGaactattttatttaatcCAAAATACTCAATGTTTGTGACCGCTGATGAGTCGGTAGATTTCTATGTCCTTGAACAGTAA
- the MCO12 gene encoding Mco12p (CAGL0L09779g~Ortholog(s) have cytoplasm localization) has product MSVGSIVRWGVDLTLVAIVLASLRRSTGLVLRYETMGFSGWIHGYLQWGEMCFGYLKSYVKRSPWFRPQVTYDGFKKIEEIE; this is encoded by the coding sequence ATGTCTGTTGGTTCTATTGTCAGGTGGGGTGTAGATTTGACGCTGGTAGCCATAGTACTTGCGTCATTGCGCCGCAGTACAGGATTAGTGCTCCGGTATGAGACAATGGGTTTCAGTGGCTGGATCCATGGTTATCTGCAATGGGGGGAAATGTGTTTTGGATATTTGAAGAGCTATGTAAAACGTAGTCCTTGGTTTAGGCCTCAGGTTACATATGATGGGTTTAAGAAAATCGAAGAAATCGAGTAA
- the RAM2 gene encoding bifunctional protein farnesyltransferase/protein geranylgeranyltransferase (CAGL0L09801g~Putative prenyltransferase), whose protein sequence is MKESAMLSWCAENFGDVEPMPIEMGSDELCKILYSDEYKLLLGLCRRLMSLGELSQRALLLTAKVIAIAPAFYTVWNYRYSIIKEQLSSLDKVEQGALVNKELDWLDEVTLSNPKNYQIWSYRQALLKVHPSPQLKRELPIIQLMIDEDTKNYHVWSYRKWCVLFFKDFNHELPFTDMMIRRDIYNNSAWTHRMFVWQHTESSSTQVIAEIDNYLRGKIELAPQNISCWTYLRGLYELFLHENYDPSIIRFAEGFIDGVLDSDSTAEKIETIESSYALEFLAHVYSRNPSTQEKALRAYQLLSDKFDPIRANLWQHKIKQLKSS, encoded by the coding sequence ATGAAGGAGAGTGCAATGTTATCGTGGTGTGCTGAGAATTTCGGGGATGTCGAGCCCATGCCTATTGAGATGGGTTCTGATGAGTTGTGCAAGATACTGTACAGCGATGAGTACAAGCTGTTGCTGGGGCTGTGCAGGCGGCTGATGTCTCTTGGGGAGCTGAGCCAGCGTGCTTTGCTGCTGACGGCGAAAGTGATCGCTATTGCGCCTGCTTTCTACACGGTGTGGAACTATAGGTACAGCATTATCAAGGAGCAATTGAGCTCGCTGGATAAGGTGGAGCAAGGTGCGTTGGTGAACAAGGAGCTGGACTGGCTGGATGAAGTGACTCTGAGCAACCCGAAGAACTACCAGATATGGTCGTACAGGCAGGCGTTGCTGAAAGTCCACCCATCTCCGCAGTTGAAGCGCGAGTTACCCATTATACAGCTGATGATCGACGAGGACACGAAGAACTATCACGTATGGTCGTACCGTAAGTGGTGTGTGCTCTTTTTTAAGGACTTCAACCACGAGCTGCCTTTCACTGATATGATGATCCGCCGGGACATATACAACAACAGCGCATGGACACACAGGATGTTTGTCTGGCAACACACGGAGAGCTCGAGCACGCAGGTTATAGCAGAGATTGACAACTATCTGCGGGGGAAGATAGAACTTGCCCCACAGAACATCTCTTGCTGGACATACCTGCGGGGTCTATACGAACTATTCCTACACGAAAACTACGATCCGTCTATAATACGATTTGCTGAAGGTTTTATCGATGGGGTGCTGGACTCCGACTCTACTGCAGAAAAGATAGAGACCATCGAATCGTCTTACGCTCTTGAGTTTCTGGCTCACGTGTACTCCAGAAATCCATCTACTCAAGAGAAAGCTTTACGTGCATACCAACTTCTAAGCGATAAATTCGACCCAATCAGAGCCAATCTATGGCAACACAAGATCAAGCAATTGAAATCGAGCTAA
- the CDC16 gene encoding anaphase promoting complex subunit CDC16 (CAGL0L09823g~Ortholog(s) have ubiquitin-protein transferase activity): MRDQGQEGFTPVQRRVVSPVGAARSPLLTSPLVQKYAGASLATPRKHLGASNSNNGNNGSLLASMSKNSMLGSTIPSTLRKVSLQREFHDNDSDVVGAGVGGGPRWSKSAQGDGDVIIVGAAGGDNTASPTGDGEGLNTTTLTTTTTTVTSGAGNGSNEIDIAKIPLIERLQLWRHDAWIQHLYGTAEFVATKIYTMTGDANDAFWLALIYYSMGSHNRCIELLTKDDIISVSIVCRYLLARCYIDVKNYDDALDIVGETNPFADTAEASARIESDGGIKLESSMCFLRGKIYVAQNDFSRAKEAFKEAVLVDPKNFEAYRQLVDSHLLTTNEEWELLDSLDFDSLGDDSILVKSLYTLELSKNQNQDRITEAQDILRQDYDLADDIDIVTSDIDILFNQCKFSQCLNVCELMLKRDQFNNKILPTYISCLYEVKSSNKLFLLAHELAEKDPRNCITWYCVATYYMLLDRIPEARKYFSKSSIMDPTFAPAWLGFAHTFALEGEQDQAISAYSTAARFFPGMSLPNLFLGMQYMASNTLTLAEEYFSLAYESSPQDPVILNEIGVLKFKKGELHKAKRYLKKAAECCKDMERSSKTVLSVQINLSHTYRRLGENEKAIKYLTNILEDTENSSEIYCSLGFLYLKTNQLQKAIDALHRVLAINPGNSSAQKLLNYALELNVTLELDENHPLVVNSNILDEEHSASKIGKRRQPFESINVDKKRNKAGQLTEQSLSPAGEAMDIE; encoded by the coding sequence atgagAGATCAAGGGCAGGAAGGTTTTACGCCCGTGCAGAGGCGGGTGGTGTCGCCTGTGGGTGCGGCGAGGAGTCCGCTGCTGACGAGTCCGCTGGTTCAGAAGTATGCGGGGGCCTCGCTAGCGACGCCGCGGAAGCATCTGGGGGCCAGCAACAGCAATAATGGTAACAACGGGTCGCTGCTGGCGTCTATGTCGAAGAACAGTATGCTGGGGTCCACTATACCATCTACGCTGCGGAAAGTAAGTCTACAGCGCGAGTTCCACGATAACGATTCTGATGTCGTGGGCGCGGGCGTGGGCGGCGGTCCCAGGTGGTCCAAGAGCGCGCAAGGTGATGGGGATGTTATTATTGTGGGTGCTGCAGGAGGTGACAACACCGCGTCCCCTACAGGAGACGGTGAAGGGCTGAACACCACTACATTGACCACTACAACCACCACAGTGACAAGCGGGGCAGGCAATGGAAGCAACGAGATAGATATCGCAAAGATACCACTGATAGAAAGGCTGCAGCTTTGGCGCCACGACGCCTGGATCCAGCATCTCTACGGCACAGCTGAATTCGTGGCAACTAAGATATACACAATGACCGGGGACGCCAACGACGCGTTCTGGCTGGCGCTGATATACTATTCCATGGGGTCGCACAACAGGTGTATCGAACTGTTGACCAAGGATGACATTATCTCGGTAAGCATTGTCTGTCGGTACCTGCTGGCCAGGTGCTACATTGACGTGAAGAACTACGATGATGCCCTGGATATTGTTGGAGAAACGAACCCCTTTGCTGACACCGCTGAAGCAAGTGCAAGAATTGAGAGCGACGGAGGTATTAAACTAGAATCGTCGATGTGCTTTCTAAGAGGAAAGATATACGTGGCACAAAATGATTTTAGTAGAGCTAAAGAGGCATTCAAAGAGGCAGTATTGGTAGACCCCAAGAACTTTGAGGCCTACAGACAGTTGGTGGATTCTCATCTGCTGACTACTAACGAGGAATGGGAACTACTAGATTCTCTAGATTTTGATTCTCTAGGAGATGATAGCATACTGGTAAAAAGTTTGTATACGTTAGAACTTTCTAAGAATCAAAACCAAGATAGAATTACTGAAGCACAAGATATTTTAAGGCAGGACTATGATTTGGCggatgatattgatatcgTTACTTCAGATATTGATATCTTATTCAATCAATGTAAATTCAGCCAATGTTTAAATGTTTGTGAATTAATGCTAAAGAGAGATCAATTCAACAATAAGATTTTGCCAACTTATATATCGTGTCTTTACGAAGTGAAGTCCTCCAATAAACTCTTTCTTCTAGCACATGAACTAGCCGAGAAAGATCCAAGGAACTGCATAACTTGGTATTGTGTTGCAACTTACTACATGCTCTTAGATCGTATTCCTGAAGCTAGAAAGTATTTTTCTAAGTCGTCAATAATGGATCCTACTTTTGCGCCTGCTTGGCTTGGATTTGCACATACATTTGCTCTTGAAGGCGAACAAGACCAAGCGATATCTGCTTACTCTACTGCGGCTAGATTTTTCCCAGGTATGAGCTTACCTAACTTATTTTTGGGAATGCAGTACATGGCATCAAATACATTGACACTAGCCGAGGAGTATTTTTCTCTGGCATACGAGTCAAGCCCTCAAGATCCGGTTATCCTCAATGAAATTGGCGTActaaaatttaaaaaggGAGAATTGCATAAGGCCAAACGTTACTTGAAAAAAGCTGCTGAATGTTGTAAGGATATGGAGCGTTCCTCAAAGACGGTTCTTTCCGTGCAGATAAATCTGTCTCACACATACCGGAGATTAggagaaaatgaaaaggCAATTAAATACTTGACCAATATCCTGGAGGATACTGAAAACAGTTCGGAAATTTATTGCTCTTTAGGCTTCTTATATCTAAAGACTAATCAATTACAAAAGGCTATTGATGCATTACATAGAGTTTTAGCCATAAACCCAGGTAATTCAAGCGCACAAAAATTGTTGAATTATGCTTTAGAGCTGAACGTTACTTTAGAATTGGATGAAAATCATCCATTGGTTGTAAATAGTAACATACTAGATGAAGAGCATAGTGCTTCCAAAATAGGTAAAAGGAGGCAACCTTTCGAGTCAATTAATGTTGACAAGAAACGAAATAAAGCTGGACAACTAACCGAGCAATCATTGAGCCCTGCAGGTGAAGCAATGGATATTGAGTAG
- the SKA1 gene encoding Ska1p (CAGL0L09845g~Ortholog(s) have cytoplasm localization), with the protein MDDDELVNFLLSDDIVQKASKREKKSRWLRDSNAAADLVDTNNASPAVEGKSENVRNGNDTLEVDELEVDLDNLILSSGTAHGTKSKRPKRTRLKETTENSNKDFLKLLNEIIDKEVKEERLIVGNGGSSPTDSDLTLKKKKKNKNKKTKNTGRKTVETNAKDDDRPFEKVMDMFLKDENGIQTELPKAEGNSTNDSKELKAKRKKSKKKKPTKQITVEEIPETPQQTQNAIHNSDEDSKIIIQRRKKDKKSKKKKKEKSHIDIGKGEGNENHDETSDKTFKKEKKLKAKKHDEDQLKHIETNMKIHNAEDDINNVTNSNSTSHPSLSKKSKKKKKKLIETDEHHDKPEISIEKENGGSSIKSKKNRTKQKSKRSHVNTESAPISVEF; encoded by the coding sequence ATGGATGATGATGAGCTTGTTAATTTCTTGCTGTCTGACGACATAGTCCAGAAGGCGAGTAAAAGAGAGAAGAAGTCGCGATGGCTCAGAGATAGCAATGCAGCTGCTGATCTGGTTGACACTAATAATGCTAGTCCTGCTGTAGAGGGAAAGTCTGAGAATGTGAGAAATGGGAACGATACGTTAGAGGTGGATGAGCTGGAAGTGGATCTAGATAACCTGATACTATCTTCGGGAACCGCGCATGGTACTAAGAGTAAGAGGCCAAAGAGGACAAGACTAAAGGAAACAACTGAGAATAGCAACAAAGATTTTCTCAAGCTGCTGAATGAAATAATAGATAAAGAAGTGAAAGAAGAGAGACTGATAGTGGGCAATGGCGGTTCTAGTCCCACAGATAGTGATCTtacattgaagaaaaagaagaagaacaagaacaagaagacgAAAAATACAGGAAGAAAAACAGTAGAAACCAATGCTAAAGATGATGACAGACCTTTTGAGAAAGTTATGGAtatgtttttgaaagatgAGAATGGAATACAAACAGAGTTACCAAAAGCTGAAGGAAATAGTACCAATGATAGCAAAGAATTGAAAGCTAAGAGGaaaaagagcaagaaaaagaagcCAACGAAGCAAATTACCGTAGAAGAAATCCCTGAAACTCCCCAACAAACCCAAAATGCAATACATAATTCTGATGAAGACTCAAAAATTATCATACAGCGTAGGAAGAAggataaaaaatcaaaaaagaagaagaaggaaaagagCCATATCGACATTGGCAAAGGAGAAGGCAATGAGAATCATGATGAAACCTCAGATAAGACATttaagaaggaaaagaaacttaAAGCCAAAAAACATGATGAAGATCAATTGAAACATATTGAGACTAATATGAAGATACATAATGCTGAAGATGACATAAACAACGTTACGAACTCAAATTCAACATCACATCCAAGTCTTTCTAAGAAatccaagaagaagaaaaagaaactaaTCGAAACTGATGAACATCACGACAAGCCTGAAATATCAatagagaaagaaaatggaGGCAGCAGTATCAAAAGCAAAAAGAATCGTACCAAACAGAAAAGTAAACGATCTCATGTAAATACAGAATCCGCGCCCATTTCTGTTGAATTTTAG
- the URA6 gene encoding bifunctional uridylate/adenylate kinase (CAGL0L09867g~Ortholog(s) have adenylate kinase activity, uridylate kinase activity, role in 'de novo' pyrimidine nucleobase biosynthetic process and cytosol, mitochondrion, nucleus localization) has protein sequence MFRPVLRRSLARPMRAAPLMRLSMRMQSTVPPPQRSNVNVKKWGLLVLGALAVGTTIYSVSNEKGEPKEFLEAEKRAGKQEKQAGPAFSEDQVSVIFVLGGPGAGKGTQCAKLVNDYKFVHLSAGDLLRAEQNREGSEFGELIKHYIKEGLIVPQEITLSLLQKAIKENYEKNYTKFLVDGFPRKMDQALSFEKQIVPSKFTLFFECPEQVMLERLLERGKTSGRADDNIESIKKRFRTFEETSMPVVRYFDSQDKVVKVRCDHPVEDVYNQVKQALTAKNIK, from the coding sequence ATGTTCAGACCAGTCTTGAGGAGATCTTTAGCTAGACCTATGAGGGCAGCTCCTTTGATGAGGTTGTCGATGAGAATGCAATCTACTGTCCCACCTCCACAGAGGTCCAATGTTAATGTTAAGAAATGGGGGTTGTTGGTTCTGGGTGCTCTTGCGGTTGGTACTACTATCTACTCTGTGAGCAACGAGAAAGGTGAGCCAAAGGAGTTTTTGGAAGCTGAGAAGAGAGCTGGCAAGCAAGAGAAGCAAGCTGGGCCAGCGTTTAGCGAAGATCAGGTGTCTGTGATCTTTGTGTTGGGTGGTCCTGGTGCTGGTAAAGGTACACAGTGTGCCAAGCTAGTCAACGATTACAAGTTTGTCCACTTATCCGCTGGTGATCTGCTTCGTGCTGAGCAAAACCGTGAAGGGTCTGAGTTCGGTGAGTTGATTAAGCACTACATCAAGGAGGGTCTTATTGTGCCGCAGGAGATTACGCTATCTCTATTGCAAAAGGCTATCAAGGAGAATTACGAGAAGAACTACACAAAATTCTTAGTCGACGGGTTCCCAAGAAAGATGGACCAGGCATTGTCCTTCGAGAAACAGATTGTGCCAAGCAAATTTACACTGTTCTTTGAGTGCCCTGAGCAAGTCATGTTGGAGAGACTGTTAGAGCGTGGTAAGACTTCCGGCAGAGCCGATGACAACATCGAGTCCATCAAGAAGAGATTCCGCACCTTCGAAGAGACTAGCATGCCAGTGGTCCGTTACTTTGACTCTCAGGACAAAGTCGTCAAAGTTAGATGCGACCACCCAGTCGAAGACGTGTACAATCAAGTCAAGCAAGCTCTGACTGCCAAGAACATCAAATAG